The sequence CGGTGATATTGCATTCATAAAATGCAAGGAGTTAAAAGTATCAAACTGGTTATCGCTATCACAATAAGTCTCTGATAAGGGAGCGCGGGAAAAATAATCTGCAACCAAATTATTTTCACTTGAGATGTACTGAACGACGTAATTGTACGCAGACAAAATAATGGCATATCTTTGTAATCTTAAGGCGGTTGTAATAGAAATACAACCTAAAAAACCTAAACCTACCAGCCTATCTAGTTCAGCTTCTACTTTCCCTTTAAGGGCAAAGGGTATAGGTCGTGGTTTAAAAAATTTAGGGCTAGctttattatttaatgttaaagtgactttaaatttattaaatgcaCCTAGCTCGTCACGCCACAGGTTATGGTATTGTTCTAACAAAAGATCAACATCCTTATCttcacttattttatttatcctcGCAGTGAAATATATGTCAAAGGCGGCCATAAAATCGCGGCCCAATAAACCGGGACCTCCATCTTTTACAACAAAAATGCTGATGCACTTGGTGCTATTGTTAAAAGTAGCATCAATATCAAAAACTCCTAAGGGTGCGATTTTATGGCCGTTATAAAAGCACATACGGACATTACAAggcaataatttgtatttatgaAACTTATCATAATACAATGTGTCTGATATGACGCAGGTACCCGAACCGGAATCAAGTTCCATAGTGACAAGACTATCCCCCAACTTAACTTCAATTTCAATAGGTTTTATTGAAACGTACCTCAATCTATAGTTTTGGCACTCCACGCAGCACGATGCCTCATCCGAAGTATCACTATTTTGCTGCACTATATTATTAATTCGTGACAACTTGCCCTTACACACTTTTTTCAAATGGCCCACTAAACcgcacttttgacacttgtaacCCTTATATTTACACTGCTCCGCATCATGATTTTTCATGCCGCACACGGTGCACTTGCGAACCTCTCGTCCGCGGTCGGTGGCGGGTTTCGTCCCGCTCACCCGGTACACCGGTTCCTCCTTCACGAGCGCCGCCGCCGTTGACTCCGTGGCCGTCGCCCGGGCATGGCGCGCACTCGCCGCCTGCTGTGCTACCTCCAAAGCCTTCGCAAACGAAAGCGAAGTAGCGTCCTGCTCGAATAAGCGATCACGTTCGCGGCCTACGTTCATGCCTAGCACAAAACGATCCACTAAAAGCTTGTCCAATGCACTGCCGAACTCGCAGTGCACGGCGAGTCCGCGAACTCGCGCCGCCCATCCCTCGACACTTTCTCCCGTTGTCCTTCTCGCCTCGAAAAACTTCTCCCTGTCGGCGAAGGTACATCTTTTCGGCGAGAAATGCTTGTTCAGCACTGCGACTAAAGCGTCATACGCAACCTCCTCTACTTTCTTAGGATGCACGAGATCTGTAGCCAGACGGTAGGTCTCATCCGACAGATGAGTGAGTAACAACGGTGCCTTCTTGGCATCCTCAACTGAATTTAAAAGAATATACTGCTGCAACCTTCCATGAAATATCTTCCACTCTTGAGAATTATGGTCAAAAACTGTAAGACTTCCAATACAAGTAGTCGTCATAATTaacggttgtttttttttccacgCGCGGGTAGATTCGTCGCCAGTGAGGTATTTGAGAGCGTAAAGGAAACACAGCAGTACAGTCGACGGTCCGTTTATTACTGATCATACAAGGGGTGCGCGGGGAGCGGCACCGCGCCCGCGCCGGTTTGCATGCATATACTACATTTTAGCAATAATTCATTTTGCGCATTGCTTACTTCAAATACTtcagacgaccggtctggcctagtgggtagtgaccctgcctgtgaagccgcggtcctgggttccaatcccagtaagggcatttatttgtgtgtcgagcacagatatttgttcctgagtcatggttgttttctatatatttaagtatttgtatattatatatatcgttgtctgagtacccacaacacaagctttcttgagcttaccgtggggcttagtcaatttgtgtaataatgtcctataatatttatttatttattaaatattgggCAAGTCTTTAACTCTTTCAATTCCGCCCCACTTTACACTCTCTTCAGGAatgatttccgacataaaatctatcctatgtccttccccgggactcaaactatctctatgccaaatttcgactaaatcggttcagcggtttaagcgtgaagaggtaacagacagacggacaaccacactttcgcatttataatacccTATTGTTAGCATAATTTTAAGAAATTTTAATGTTTGACATACTTAATTCCAACTAAAGGTTCCaattatgattataaatataaaatatagtgatataaattgtaaataccTCAGGTTTGACTTCCCACAGCTCTTTCAGACCGATACCATACGACTGTGGTTCACTCTTCTCTCGTAAATTGTACTTTTTGGACACCATCTTCGTTAAATGTCCGTGACAACCTAGAAAAAATAAGATGTTTTAGTTcaaaatttaaagattttagttacattgcgggttaTTGAGGTTACATTTACAACCAATTCGATCGACcacaaataccgcaatgtaaatCTACTAAATCtactcgcaccgtctaaactagtggctctgtgagctgtagacctcgcgagcatagcttattgggaccgtgcacgatgacagcgccacacagcggtttgatcaatcaacaatgcaaagattttaatttataaaaaaaaatacgaagtttaagtgaaaaaaaaaatacaaaaagttatgtcttactggggatcgaacccagactttccgtgtgcaaacaaaaaaagcgattgtttacaaaacgcgccatgatagttcttagctaagctgacgaaattcggctactcattctcgagcacaaactaaatatctaaataccgcctaaattagcaatacaatttttctgcatttttgccatttactatgtaaatatgtctcaaaaagaaaatactcttatgatatcgatacgactatttgtttaagcgcgaggtatcacaactcctccatttttgaaaatttccaaaaacgggatcaacaaaaaaaaattatttactcattgaatctggtcacaaaatttcacaagaatcggttgagaattgtgacctgtagaggagaacatccggacatacaaaagcaaaatgcccgagtcaaaacgtagaccttcgctacgcttcggtcaataagtgtaaggcctgagtggacgcccaactcgagcgtccactcaggccttacactaaaaccatagagaaatatagtaagacaagagtgctcactccatacatcagttagactattaatttcagtgtctacatctagcatcaagtatagcggaactatcagtactgctacttgacaatagatgtagcaccgaccggaaagtcttatctcaacagcataagactttccggtcggtgctacatctattgtcaagtagcagtactgatagttccgctactcgatgctagatgctaatagtctttttggtactaatactgatgtatggaatgagcaatctatgtatttcttTCTATATGCTAAAACGTACCTTCAGTAAAGATGGTGACCTTGGAATGGAATTCCATGCCTCGTTCGAACATGTCCTTGGGGCTGCCGTCCTTGGCTATGCCTACGTCGCCCGTCGCCACGCCCTTCAGGGACCCGTCGTCGCGGTAGAGCAGCTCGGCGCCTGCGCAGCCCGGCCATACCTACACGAAACAAGTACTGATGTTAtatggttttttagggttccgtacccaaagggtaaaaacgggaccctattgctaagactccgctgtccgtccgtccgtccgtccgtctgtcaccaggctgtatctcactaaCCGTGATaggtagacagttgaaattttcacagatgatgtatatctgttgccgctataacaacaaatactaaaaacagaataaaataaagatttaagtggggctcccatacaacaaacgtgatttttgaccgaagttaagcaacgtcgggcggagtcatgtacttggatgggtgaccgtgtttttgcttgtttttttttccttgttttgctctattttttgttgatggtgcggaaccctccgtacgcgagtccgactcgcacttggccggttttttttataatatgaactgTTGACATTTATTTAACCAGAAACGTAACTTTTCAATTCACACAACtcatcaaattcataacccGTACTTACAATCAGGATACGCCTCGCCTGGTGCTATACAATACGCTTGTGGTGTGCACTGTACGTTCACATAATCTGTCTATATATTCCGTAGGTTAAGgatcatatttcggaattaAATCATACTTTCAACCAATAAGTTGTATGAATTGACGCCACAccttacatggcgatcctgccagtgcggccttaCCTCGGCACCGGCCGCTTCAGCCTGTTCCGACATCCATCTGACCAGGTGTCCCAACCGGACCACGTAGTTGCCGTGGTTGTAAATGGGCATGCCTGAAAAAAcgtaattaaaattaacgtCAAACATTAATGAAACTAAATATTATGCCTACTTATTTTAATAGTCAAATATAATATTGAATACTTTGGcatataaaattgaagtaatttaagatttttttttgttttaaaagggAGTAATCTCTCAATTTGCTTATTTTACTTTTGTTACATTGGAACTTCTTCCAAAATTGTACCCGTTGGGCATTGAATCATGCCACTAGTTTCGAACTGACGACGGACAAGGAAAAAAGGTGAGACAGGAGAGAAAAAAAGTGTGTACATATTTAAGCTTACTAGTACTATAATTGACCGGAATATAAACAAAATCCAAGACCTCACTTTTTTTCCTTGTCCGCTTGACGTGAAATGCCCCTATAGGTATAATACAACTAGAACATAAAAATTCGCTTAGTAAATAAAACGAAGACATTTCGCCTCAATAGAAGCTTTCTGTCTACTTTCTTTTATATTCTAACCTGGTAAAACAGGGATAGGGATCCTCCCGCTCTTAGTCAAGTATCCGAACTTGTCAGCATTGACCACCGTGTCCATGGGGGCCCCCTTCTCTTTCCAGTCGGGGATGAGCTCGTTCAACGCGATGGGGTCCACGCAGGCCCCTGAGAGTATGTGGCCTCCGACCTCGGCGGCTTTCTCTAGTAGAGTTACTCGGACTTCCtgtgaaaatagttatttgtacaacaagagatcaaagtttgatatttcttcgagtgcttattttgagtcccgtgcaagcgaaagattctataatagattcacgagcgtagcgagtgaatctaatttagaatcttgagcgtagtaagggagcGTAGTAAGtaaacttaaaaacagtgagcaaaatcgcattttgctcattttgtctcactcagtgagcaaaatgcgattttgctcactgtttttaagtagcaaagtacccttgttcgagctgctgaggtgaaaaggtcatttatttatttccaagAGTCTTTAAATCAtaaactaggaatcctctagacggagtttaaagcaattatttcatgaagccGTTGCTGCCAAAattactggggtgcgggggacgaggtgagcgagtcccgtgccgtgattggtccgttcaaagacacggacgtcacacaaagacactttgactcgaaaatggagtaaaactaccgtatatttgtggcagagggggtagcgctactatgctcagtctggaggatgtattgtctgtgctttaAATCTACCTaatttaagttaaaataaagGCATAAAGTTACAGAACCGTAAATTTTTCGTTATACTAAATTCAATGCACTAATTTTTActagtttaaataaattacctgTTTCAAAAATAGAATAACTGAATCAaagcagggaccggaaccggttaccttaaccggggtttttcatagggttattttagaagtggttataaaaacccctaccataacggtaaccgtctgataaggtaacactttgattcggtaaccgtatcagatcgagttaacccctgttaccggtaaccgaaataaaaacccagtcgactctgttacctcataataaggttttgaaccagttcaaacgattgtaatctttacgcagacttaaatacaacttattattgaataaccgtggttggcatgggcggtctatgaagcctccagcacaaacaagttattttgccggtaacttcgcttattgtcaattcaaacaatattgcactttgagtccttaagctaaaattgaaaacctaagtgagcgattacagtattattttggagCGACAGCCGCTGCGTggttattcctttgtttatctttatacctgtgtgttcctattgtttttgttcatttcggagcaattctagtttagaaatgtttagaaaaggggttgcaagtaaacaacatcctatcctagtaatatctgctattatttagttatattttatgctacttagattattatttttattttcgggttcacacttggtatgtacctacagattaaagactgatttaaagaaaaatttttacctaactagtaattttactggtacatagttaggtataatttatctttagattccagagattagagatagagtgattaaaaaaaatcactttgtgataaagatacatgcgctagtggattgtggtagatattttaccattgttaacaaatgacatatgtactagttattatgagcttattttataataagcaattaaagtttattctttatccggtagactaaaatgacatttcacagtatgaaatgaaatgacacatgatgttcattcatactatgaaatgtcattttagtctaccgaataaaaaaatagactttagtttaaaatgttttcatatgcggtgagttgtatgagctaaaagtcgtaatttaccttgtaccgcttaatgcagcgattagaaaatatatatctatagcagtgataaataaactt comes from Cydia amplana chromosome 15, ilCydAmpl1.1, whole genome shotgun sequence and encodes:
- the LOC134654528 gene encoding uncharacterized protein LOC134654528, with product MTTTCIGSLTVFDHNSQEWKIFHGRLQQYILLNSVEDAKKAPLLLTHLSDETYRLATDLVHPKKVEEVAYDALVAVLNKHFSPKRCTFADREKFFEARRTTGESVEGWAARVRGLAVHCEFGSALDKLLVDRFVLGMNVGRERDRLFEQDATSLSFAKALEVAQQAASARHARATATESTAAALVKEEPVYRVSGTKPATDRGREVRKCTVCGMKNHDAEQCKYKGYKCQKCGLVGHLKKVCKGKLSRINNIVQQNSDTSDEASCCVECQNYRLRFQD